From the genome of Winogradskyella forsetii, one region includes:
- a CDS encoding Xaa-Pro dipeptidyl-peptidase, with the protein MTFSLKLSRILSFALFFSFIGYSQNSTEKAIPIFKDGEAQILEAFSDSEKWIRHDLWVETEFDTDGDGEPDRMHVAVTRPEQTETEDLKLPVIYVSSPYFAGVAADAPGTMWDVNIELGGTAKERFHPEVKRRGQRPIISNSHIGKWVPRGYIVVHSSSPGTGLSDGAPTIGGKNESLAPKAVIDWLCGRAKGYTEREGNDQVEAYWSTGKIGMTGTSYNGTLPLAAATTGVEGLEAIIPIAPNTSYYHYYRSNGLVRSPGGYLGEDIDVLYDFVHSGKEENRPYNNKTVRDTEMKNGMDRETGDYNEFWSGRDYLNQMDKMKAALLMSHGFNDWNVMPEHSYRIYKTAKEKGLPTQIYYHQLGHGGPPPISMMNRWFTKYLHGIDNGVEKEENKAYIVREQDDTQQPTAYKDYPNPEASNVTLNLTAGGTMSGGLTLNSSSVKSETLTDDATISGSDLAKVAYSKNRLLYVTPKLKDDLHISGVPKVSITLSSNHESANLSVWLVSLPWQEGGKITDNIITRGWADPKNYKSLTKEEDLEPRKFYTVNFDLQPDDQIIKAGQQIGFMIFSSDKEFTLHPKAGTELTVQLDETTLTLPFVGGKDAFTKATH; encoded by the coding sequence GTGATTCAGAAAAATGGATTAGACATGATTTATGGGTAGAAACTGAATTTGATACCGATGGCGATGGAGAACCAGATCGCATGCACGTGGCTGTAACGCGACCAGAACAAACCGAAACCGAAGATTTAAAATTACCCGTAATCTATGTATCCAGTCCTTATTTTGCAGGTGTTGCAGCCGATGCTCCAGGCACTATGTGGGATGTCAATATTGAATTGGGAGGAACGGCAAAAGAACGCTTTCATCCTGAGGTTAAACGTCGCGGACAACGTCCAATTATTTCAAACTCCCATATTGGAAAATGGGTACCGAGAGGCTATATCGTAGTTCATTCCTCTTCGCCAGGCACAGGATTATCAGACGGTGCACCAACCATTGGTGGAAAAAACGAATCTTTAGCTCCAAAAGCAGTGATCGACTGGTTATGCGGACGTGCAAAAGGGTATACTGAAAGAGAGGGCAACGACCAAGTAGAAGCTTATTGGTCAACAGGAAAAATTGGTATGACAGGTACGTCTTATAACGGAACATTACCTTTGGCGGCGGCAACTACAGGTGTTGAAGGTCTAGAAGCCATCATTCCTATTGCACCAAATACGTCTTACTATCATTACTATCGTTCTAATGGCTTAGTACGCTCTCCTGGTGGTTATTTAGGTGAAGATATTGATGTACTTTATGACTTTGTGCATAGTGGCAAAGAAGAAAATCGTCCTTACAATAATAAAACTGTTAGAGATACCGAAATGAAAAATGGTATGGATAGAGAAACTGGCGATTATAATGAGTTTTGGTCAGGAAGAGATTATCTCAATCAGATGGATAAAATGAAAGCCGCCTTATTGATGTCTCACGGCTTTAATGATTGGAATGTAATGCCAGAACATAGTTACCGCATCTATAAAACCGCCAAAGAAAAGGGATTGCCAACCCAAATTTACTATCATCAACTAGGACATGGTGGTCCACCTCCTATCTCAATGATGAATCGATGGTTTACCAAATATCTTCATGGCATTGATAATGGTGTAGAAAAAGAAGAAAACAAAGCTTACATTGTAAGAGAGCAAGATGATACCCAACAACCAACGGCTTATAAAGATTATCCAAATCCTGAAGCTTCTAATGTAACGCTTAATTTGACTGCAGGAGGCACAATGTCTGGTGGTTTAACGCTTAATTCCAGTTCAGTAAAATCTGAAACTCTAACTGATGATGCAACAATTTCTGGTAGTGATCTCGCTAAAGTAGCTTACTCAAAAAACAGATTGTTATACGTAACCCCTAAATTAAAAGATGACCTTCATATTTCGGGAGTTCCAAAAGTGAGCATCACGTTATCTAGTAATCATGAAAGCGCAAATCTTTCGGTTTGGTTAGTATCTTTACCTTGGCAAGAAGGAGGAAAAATTACTGATAATATTATTACACGTGGTTGGGCAGATCCTAAAAATTACAAGTCTTTAACCAAAGAAGAAGATCTTGAACCAAGAAAATTCTATACCGTTAATTTTGATTTACAACCAGATGATCAAATTATTAAAGCCGGACAACAAATTGGATTTATGATTTTTTCAAGTGATAAAGAATTTACTCTTCATCCAAAAGCGGGAACAGAACTGACCGTTCAATTAGATGAAACAACATTGACTTTACCCTTTGTTGGTGGAAAAGATGCTTTTACCAAGGCAACTCATTAA
- a CDS encoding protein-L-isoaspartate(D-aspartate) O-methyltransferase has translation MKDTFKHQGMRQQLVETLIKKGIKDKGVLKAVGKIPRHLFMDSGFIDHAYVDKAFPIAADQTISQPYTVGFQSELLQVQQGDKVLEIGTGSGYQTAVLLELGAKVYSIERQQELFKKTSKFLPKIGYRAKKLIFGDGYKGLPDEAPFQSIIVTAGAPYVPNPLLSQLAIGGRLVIPVGDDVQVMTLFIRKGPKDFEKHEFGDFRFVPMLEDKN, from the coding sequence TTGAAAGATACATTTAAGCATCAAGGGATGCGCCAACAACTTGTTGAAACGCTGATCAAAAAAGGTATTAAAGATAAAGGAGTCCTTAAGGCTGTTGGCAAAATTCCGAGACATTTGTTTATGGATTCTGGTTTTATAGATCATGCTTATGTAGATAAGGCATTTCCGATTGCCGCGGATCAAACGATTTCCCAACCTTATACGGTTGGTTTCCAATCTGAATTACTACAAGTACAGCAAGGAGATAAAGTATTGGAAATTGGAACAGGAAGTGGTTACCAAACGGCCGTACTTTTAGAACTTGGAGCGAAGGTATATAGTATTGAACGTCAGCAAGAACTCTTTAAGAAAACCTCAAAGTTTTTACCAAAAATAGGGTACAGGGCTAAAAAGCTCATTTTTGGTGATGGCTATAAAGGTTTGCCAGACGAAGCGCCTTTTCAAAGCATTATTGTCACGGCAGGTGCACCTTATGTGCCAAATCCGTTATTGAGTCAACTGGCAATTGGTGGACGTTTGGTTATTCCAGTAGGAGATGATGTGCAGGTAATGACCTTATTCATAAGAAAAGGACCAAAAGATTTTGAAAAACATGAGTTTGGAGATTTTAGGTTTGTGCCTATGCTGGAAGATAAAAATTAG
- a CDS encoding Gfo/Idh/MocA family protein, whose translation MLKAGVLGAGHLGKIHLRLLNQSNKYDLVGFYDADTENAKRVVEEFGYTYFDSIDDLIDAVDVVDIVTPTLSHYDCAKLAINKGKHIFIEKPITNTVEEAETIRTLVAEHGVKGQVGHVERFNPAFIGVKDQIVNPMFIECHRLAEFNPRGTDVPVVLDLMIHDIDIILSVVQSPVKHISASGVSVVSETPDIANARIEFKNGCVANLTASRISLKNMRKTRFFQKDAYISVDFLEKKCEVVKMKDAPEDPGDFDMILQNAEGIKKQIYFDNPDIANNNAILDELETFADAINNNTKPIVTLHDGTEALRVANMIINQF comes from the coding sequence ATGCTAAAAGCTGGTGTTCTTGGTGCTGGTCACCTTGGGAAAATTCATTTAAGACTACTCAATCAATCCAACAAATATGACCTTGTCGGTTTTTACGATGCGGATACTGAAAATGCTAAACGTGTGGTAGAGGAGTTTGGCTATACCTATTTTGACTCTATTGATGATTTAATTGATGCCGTTGATGTCGTGGATATTGTAACGCCTACGCTTTCGCATTACGATTGTGCCAAATTAGCCATTAATAAAGGCAAACATATTTTCATCGAAAAACCCATTACCAATACGGTTGAAGAAGCCGAAACCATTAGAACTTTGGTTGCAGAGCATGGCGTTAAAGGTCAAGTTGGACATGTGGAACGATTTAACCCTGCATTTATCGGTGTTAAGGATCAGATTGTCAATCCGATGTTTATAGAATGTCACAGATTAGCAGAATTTAATCCTCGTGGCACAGATGTTCCAGTGGTTTTAGATTTAATGATTCACGATATTGATATTATATTGAGTGTCGTTCAATCTCCTGTAAAGCATATTTCTGCAAGTGGTGTTTCTGTGGTTAGTGAAACTCCAGATATTGCCAATGCTCGAATTGAATTTAAAAATGGATGTGTGGCGAATTTAACAGCCAGTAGAATTTCCTTAAAGAACATGCGGAAAACGAGATTCTTTCAAAAAGATGCGTATATCTCAGTAGATTTCCTCGAAAAGAAATGCGAAGTCGTAAAGATGAAAGATGCACCAGAAGATCCAGGTGATTTCGATATGATACTTCAAAATGCGGAAGGTATTAAAAAACAAATTTATTTCGACAATCCAGATATAGCAAATAACAACGCTATTTTAGATGAGCTGGAAACCTTTGCTGATGCCATTAATAACAATACAAAACCTATTGTAACGTTGCATGATGGCACAGAAGCATTAAGGGTTGCGAATATGATTATTAATCAGTTTTAG
- a CDS encoding 3-hydroxyacyl-CoA dehydrogenase family protein, with translation MKNIAVIGAGTMGNGIAHTFAQSGFKVQLIDISEASLKRGMDTISRNLDRMVAKEKISEADKSDTLGNIKTFTNTEEGVKNADLVVEAATENLDLKLKIFKQLNEVCNENAILATNTSSISITQIAAVTSRPEKVIGMHFMNPVPIMKLVEIIRGYSTSDEVTSTIMELSKTLGKTPTEVNDYPGFVANRILMPMINESIETLYNGVAGVEEIDTVMKLGMAHPMGPLQLADFIGLDVCLSILNVMYDGFKNPKYAPCPLLVNMVMAGKLGIKSGEGFYDYAESRKADKIAKQFSK, from the coding sequence ATGAAAAACATAGCAGTAATAGGTGCAGGAACTATGGGAAATGGAATTGCCCATACCTTTGCACAATCAGGATTTAAAGTACAATTAATTGATATTAGCGAAGCGTCTCTAAAACGAGGCATGGATACCATTTCCAGAAATTTAGATAGAATGGTTGCTAAAGAAAAAATTAGCGAAGCCGATAAATCGGATACTTTAGGCAACATCAAAACATTTACTAATACAGAAGAAGGTGTTAAAAATGCAGACTTAGTTGTGGAAGCAGCAACTGAAAATCTTGATTTAAAACTAAAAATATTTAAGCAGTTAAATGAGGTTTGCAATGAAAACGCCATTTTAGCAACGAACACGTCTTCAATATCAATAACTCAAATTGCAGCCGTAACATCACGACCGGAAAAAGTAATTGGAATGCACTTTATGAACCCAGTTCCTATTATGAAATTGGTGGAGATCATACGTGGTTATAGTACAAGCGACGAAGTGACTTCTACCATCATGGAATTATCTAAAACTTTAGGTAAAACACCAACTGAAGTCAATGATTATCCAGGTTTTGTTGCCAATAGAATCTTAATGCCAATGATTAATGAATCTATTGAAACACTTTACAATGGCGTTGCTGGTGTTGAAGAAATCGATACGGTTATGAAATTAGGCATGGCACATCCCATGGGTCCTTTACAACTCGCTGATTTTATTGGTTTAGATGTGTGTTTATCCATTTTGAATGTGATGTACGATGGTTTTAAGAATCCGAAATATGCACCATGTCCGTTGTTAGTGAATATGGTAATGGCAGGAAAATTAGGTATTAAGTCGGGAGAGGGTTTTTATGATTATGCTGAGAGCCGGAAAGCTGATAAAATTGCTAAGCAATTTTCTAAGTAA